Part of the Musa acuminata AAA Group cultivar baxijiao chromosome BXJ3-10, Cavendish_Baxijiao_AAA, whole genome shotgun sequence genome, GCCTGCATATTCATTgaatttaatgaattttttatgtGGGTCATCTTGATCCCGAGTTATTTTTTATTTGGGTAAATATAGAGAGTTTAATgaatttttgattttttattgaaCTCTATTTTGATCATGTGGATGTTTTCTATAGCCGCTCTGGCATTTGGCTACAACTGGTAAAAAACAAGGTGGGGCAGCTGGTCTAATACCTATCATGAGACTCCTAGCACAAAATTCTCGTACGTGCCAAAATCCCAAGCAAAGACGAAGAAGGTGCAATTCTCGTACAATCTCCGTAACAGAAAAACCACGATGAATATGACCATGGCAATAGCTCATGGTCCCCGTAAATCACACGTAATATAAGCCTTAGGATCACACCTTTGTCATGGCATATACAAACAGTCGCTATCCTACAGTCAATAATTTCTTCAAAAAtaggtaaaagaaaaaaaaattatcagtCACAAACTCCACATTAACTACTAAGAGAATGAATAAAATGCAACTGGCTGATAAAATGTATGGCCTTCAAAATGGATTAAAGCAAAAAATATGCTTCAGCTATGCCTTGTAGGAGAGAACCAATTCAAGAACCTAATTCAAAGCATCTAGCTGGATGATGCAACAGGTTTAGCCATTGCCCTCTTGATGGCCTCTGCGTAGGTCCTATGCTGATAGGTCAGTGTTGAGTCCAGCAAGTCCCACAGGGATGTCTTCGGATTCCAACCTGCATTTGCAACATCTCTTTAGCTACAGTTTTTCTCTGACATCATTATTAGGAAAAATGAAAAACCCACTTAATGTAAATATGATGGGGGCGGATTATATACCAAGTTGCTTATTGATTATGGTCATGTCAGGAATCCGCTTATCACTGTCATCGTATCCCTCACCATAGAACTCCTTGGAACTCACATCGATAGTGGCCACCTCCAGAGGAGGCTCCCCTGATACCTTTGAATATACCTGCAGAGCAGACGATAACATAAAGACTGTCAAACATCTGCAATCTTCCCATGGCAAATATGCATTGCCATACCTGTGTCATAATTTCAGCAAGTTGCTTTACAGTGACTTCATTGTTGGGATTTCCCACATTAAAGATGTGGCCATTAGCTCGCTCAGGATTTTCCTACAGTAGATTAGAACAGTATTTATATCACCATAAAGGTACAAGAGAGATAACAAGATGACAGGAAAACACGCACAATCATGAGGAGAACAGCTTCTATTGCATCCTTGATGTAGACAAAAGTTCTTTGGGACTGACCACCATCGACAAGTTTCAGAGGCTCACGTCGCAGGAGATTCTGCATTATGTAAATAACTAGGTGATCTTAATAGTGTAGAAAGGCCAATGAAACTATTTTCTCCTGAATCATGAGGACCATGATACATACATTACTGAAGCATGCCAAAACCCTGGGAACACCCTCGCTAGGACCATCGATTCCAGGGATAAAGTCCATCCTTGGTCCAATCCAATTAAAAGGTCTCACAATGGTGAATTCAAGACCATTCTCCGCACCCTCAGCTTGGAATGgaccaaataaaatatataaggaCAAGGTATAAGTACAGCATTACTGTAACTAAAAATTAGTAAGTGAACTCACCATAAATCAGCCTCTCAATAAGTTGCTTTGCACATGCATAAGACCATCTCTGCTTCTCGATAGAACCAAAAATGCATGGGGAGGCATCTTCCTTAAGTACATAGAAGTCGGGTTCCTATTTGATCACATATATTCTCAATGGTAGAGTAGAAAAACATATAAATGTTTCAAGAAAAAATATACTCGAAAAACAGAAGTAACATCAAGAGTACATTATGGATAGCACAACGTAGATGTCACTTATTGTGTAGAAACAAATATAAGAACTGAGGTTGCCAATCATATGTCACAACAAGTCACTATGTCCCACCAATAATTTCCTGAAGAGGGTACCACTGATAAAAATTGACAAGATCATAAAGAATTTATAAAGTAAAGTCCCCCAAcaaaattgatttcatgttaCACAAATGCTCGTCTTTAAGCACACATGAAAATTCCAGACAGGACTTTAAGTATAGGAATTTAGACCACTACTTTCTCCATATATAATATGCATCCTATTTGAATAGTTACCTCATGTATAGAATACAGAAAGTCCAACTAAGCATAACTTATGCACAATATCATGGAACATTAGCTAATTGGTGTGATGGGGTACATATCCATCAACCATTGCAATTAAAAGATTATATACTACATTGGTGTCTTGCTCATACAACAGTTACAGCACATTAACAGTGCTTTGTGCCATTCCGTATGTTGCAGCTATTCTGaaccaaaaataagaaaaatataggctattCAACATTAAGTTTTTCACTTAGCTATCATCAGCAGCACTACCAGAGACGATTGTCagcctctgaaacatttcatcatTCCCAAATTTCACTTCCATGAACTTACAATAAGAACATAATGCAAGTAGTATATTTGATTATAAAGTTCAAAAGTAAACTAAGAGTTGTACACTTTCAAGAACATGCACAACGTACCATAagcagatttaaataatttttaaaatttaaggtACAAGGCTTCTTATGGATTTATCATTTAATAATTATCATTCTCAACAATAAAGGTACATACATAGCTTAATCTAGTGAGCCATATGTCTCCCATACAACCTAACATCACATTTTTCTCATTGCTATATCAAACGCTATAATATACttccaaatttgatatttttgcttATGTATCCAGGCAACAATTCAAAGGCTTTGTCAAAAATGTGTCACACAAGTTTCAACCATGTAATAAACTTTAATGATTTCATATTCATATGATACAAAATCTTCTCCTGTTTTACATATCCACCAATTTTTATAATGAAGTCCATAAAAGGCATAATGACACTCCTAGGGTCTACATAGCTATATGCAGAATTTGAGAGTGGAAAATACAAGCAAATGTGTGTGAAGAAATTACAAATATACTATAAGAAAGTCACACTGATGTACAGTATGCTTTACATGAAAAGTCATGCAAACAACAAACTAGTTTTTTCTTTTCTGATTCCGAGGAGTTACATCAACAAGCTGTCTCTAATCACACCATAAGAAGCTTCAATAGTGTCCATCATACATGAATTGCAAGTTTGACATCATATAAGCACTGGTTTTCAAGTTGAACATAAGTCGTTACCATATGGAACCAAATATTACTAAGCTACGAAAGATTTAGAAGTAATTTTCGATATAAAACATATCCTCACGCATTTCAAAGAATCATTTCAGAGAAATACCTTTCTTAGAGGGTGATCCTTGGGAAGGAAGCTGCCAATTGTTTTCCCATACACTTCACAAGTGGAGAAGTGAATCAGGCGCTTGTTGTTTTCTGAGCAGTATCTAACCTGCACAACCATGTTCTGAAGAAATCACacccaaacacacacacacaccaagaTTCTAGAAAGCCAAATAGAAGAGAAGAGACAGGAATTCCCAAACTTACAACTGGGAGAGCATCGATGAAATTACTGTAGATGGTGTCTAGTGGACGGGTGTTATAATCCGCTGGTGTACATATTGCTGCCAGGTTGATCGTCTGTAGAGCAAAATAAAATTGAAAACTACTTCATCAAGATTCCTTGTCAGAGGGAAACACAACGACAGTTGAGCAGGTCCGCAGGAAGAATTAACAACAGATGAAAAGAGACCAGTTCCTAAATCCAAAGAAACACTGCAGAAAAAGCAGGGAGAGGTAAAAGAAGAAGCAGATCTGTGTAGATCAAATGGTAAAGTGGGAAAAAGACCCAGAGGCCGAGATCTGATTCAAGAATTAATGTGCAACGAGGACGAGGGAATGGTAATTGCAGCAGGGTCAAACCAGATCGGACATCTTGATGAGGCCCTCGAGCCTGGAGTCGTGCTTGATGTTAAGGCGGTGGAACTGGATCCGGCCATCCCAGGAGTGGCGGGCCTGCTGTCCCTCCGCAGCCGTCGGTGGATCGAGGAGGTGCTTGATCTTGTCGCTGTAGACGTCGACGGCCAGCACCGTGTGCGGCGTCTCCGCCATCAGCTTCTCGCAGAGGTGGGATCCAATGAACCCCCCGGCCCCGATCATGCAGATCGTCATCGGCCTAATCGGGTTCCCGTCAAGATCCAACCGCCCAGCCGCTGCCATCTCCGAATCCCCTCAACAAACCCTCACAAACTGCAAGATCCGCACCGACAAATCGGACGAGATCAAGAAAACACACTCAAAGAAACTGAGACAAAGGGCGAAGTCGGTGAGGGATCAAGAAAGGAATGCAGGAGCGTGGTGTACCTCTCCGAGCGAGAAACGCGGATCGGAATGGAGAAAGAGCGGAGGAGCGACGGATCTCGAGCGATCAGCGCGGAGAGGCGGATGTATTGGTGAGGCGAGGGGGGATGCGAGCGTGGGCTATTTAAACACCCACCATCTCCCATACGCCTCTTCGCCCCTCTCTTTGGTTTATTAATGATGTGGTTTGTTTGATTAATGACGGTGATTTTTCACTTAAACCTCGTCGTCCTCCAAACAAactgaaacaaacaaacaaacaaacaagaagaaagtcgacatcaaaaaaaattaaaggGAAAAAAACTCAATTTTTGCAATTTTATTTGgatataattttgattaaaatggtCTATTTATTCCTAAAAaactttttaatattaatttattaaaacaTTTATAATTGCATCTCTCAGGATCACGTTATGGTGGGTCCGACGGCCAGGTTGGAGTGACCGACAGTTCCGCCGAGTGACCAGCCTCTCATTTAAGTGGAGGCGGCTATGCGTGATGTTGCTCACCGGGTTTACGATTGCGATAGAAGAGGAAACGAGTGATCGCGAGACACCACCGACAAGCGGTGTGTGTGGCAGAGCGACGAGGCATGTACCACGTTTTCGGCGACAGCTGATCACTCGAGAGAGGGGTACGAGTGTGCGTCATTCTATTTACAAATGTCGTGACAGTCTGGAATAGCTTCGAGGTGGAAGACAGACTAGACTTATATAtggagtagtagtagtagtagtccgATTCAATGAAAGAGGGGGAAAACATCATAGCCGGCTATTGCCCCCTCCACGTGTAGCTTTCCACAATCGTCACATAAAGGGATGATTAGGCTGAAATGACAGCTTACATTATCCTCTGTGAGAAAGTTACATACCACCCGATCTAAGGGGATTAGAGATATATCTCAAATGTACCGCAAGTCCCATATCAGAGGGCGTAAAGATAGACGGCTCGAATCTCATGCTATGTTCGAGTCGCAAGGACCAATAGAGAAGGCGTAAATTCTTCCAACGCTGTGGACTGGGCTTATTGCGGAGGATTAGAGGGAGGATTAGGCACCGAGATATTAGTCCTCATATCAGCTCCATCGGTCGGCGCGCAGTTGTCCTTCACGTGAATCCCTGCGGGGGCCGCGGCGGCTCTCCCGCCCCTCGGTTTGACAAACGCAGTGGTCTGTGTGCTGCGTTTGGCGGAAAGGCTCCTGTTGCATCGCGACGAGGGGACAAGTGTTGCCCCGTTTCGGCTTCGTCGTTGCTATCCCTTTGTCGCCATCCGATGCTCGGCCCCGCGGCTCCGGCGAGCTTGTTACGTGCGACATCAAGAAAGGGGAGGAAGAGGGAACGAGGAAATGGAGTTGGAGGAGGACGGGGGTAGGAAGAGAGAATGGGCATGCGTGGATTGCTCCCTGATGGGCCATGCGTTGCACGTGAACTGCCTCGTGGCTTCTCTTGGGCTTCTGCAGCTCGCTGCGCGCTCGGCGTTCCCAGCATCCGCGAATCTCCCGGAGCGAGGCTCGGGAAAGAGCTTTTCCGCCAATACAGTCTcagtctaatatatatatatatatatatatatatatatatatatatatatgacatcgATCATCTATGTGTTTTTGCATGAATAATGTATAGTACACAACGTCATCTATTTCTCGATATGTCACAGACGCATCCATATTTCTCGTAATTTTGAGTTTATGAAGGAATCCAAAGAATCATGAGATTTCATGGTTTAATTTGATCGTATTATACCATCCAATCGCTGCAAATTTGATGGGACAGTAAAACTGATGACGTTGTGTGCATCTGTAAGTAATAAAACGTAGTCAATGGAGGCCCAGCTTTACGTGAAACCTTGCCAATCACAGAGATTGCAACCTTGGAAATGAACCCTAGGAATACTCTCCTGCTCTGAGACTTCagttaactctctctctctctctc contains:
- the LOC104000731 gene encoding UDP-D-apiose/UDP-D-xylose synthase 2 → MAAAGRLDLDGNPIRPMTICMIGAGGFIGSHLCEKLMAETPHTVLAVDVYSDKIKHLLDPPTAAEGQQARHSWDGRIQFHRLNIKHDSRLEGLIKMSDLTINLAAICTPADYNTRPLDTIYSNFIDALPVVRYCSENNKRLIHFSTCEVYGKTIGSFLPKDHPLRKEPDFYVLKEDASPCIFGSIEKQRWSYACAKQLIERLIYAEGAENGLEFTIVRPFNWIGPRMDFIPGIDGPSEGVPRVLACFSNNLLRREPLKLVDGGQSQRTFVYIKDAIEAVLLMIENPERANGHIFNVGNPNNEVTVKQLAEIMTQVYSKVSGEPPLEVATIDVSSKEFYGEGYDDSDKRIPDMTIINKQLGWNPKTSLWDLLDSTLTYQHRTYAEAIKRAMAKPVASSS